The following are from one region of the Juglans regia cultivar Chandler chromosome 10, Walnut 2.0, whole genome shotgun sequence genome:
- the LOC109014228 gene encoding protein FAR1-RELATED SEQUENCE 5-like, with translation MNVMLKDGKLCVTSIFNTHNHVFSPRKSKFFRCSREVNESIRRVLDTNDQAGIQMNKSFHAFVTEAGGFENVPFGEKDCRNYIDKARYLLVGKCGAQMLFEFFRRMQYKNVFWTDARSRSACNYFGDVVTFDTTYLTNKYGMPFAAFVGVNHYGQSIILGAGLISSEDTESFIWLFKT, from the coding sequence ATGAATGTGATGTTAAAGGATGGGAAGCTGTGTGTCACATCCATATTTAACACACACAATCATGTGTTCAGTCCAAGAAAATCCAAGTTTTTCAGATGCAGCAGAGAAGTTAATGAGTCTATTAGAAGGGTGTTGGATACAAATGATCAAGCTGGCATACAGATGAATAAGAGTTTCCACGCTTTTGTGACTGAGGCGGGTGGATTTGAGAACGTaccatttggagaaaaagattgTCGTAACTATATTGATAAGGCACGATACCTGCTCGTTGGTAAATGTGGTGCTCAAATGTTGTTTGAGTTTTTTAGAAGGATgcaatataaaaatgtgttttggACGGATGCCCGTAGTAGAAGTGCCTGCAACTACTTTGGAGATGTGGTAACATTTGATACCACATACCTGACAAATAAGTATGGAATGCCATTTGCGGCTTTCGTGGGTGTAAACCACTATGGACAATCAATCATTTTGGGTGCAGGCCTTATTTCAAGCGAGGATACAGAATCATTTATATGGTTATTTAAAACTTGA